A region of Saimiri boliviensis isolate mSaiBol1 chromosome 10, mSaiBol1.pri, whole genome shotgun sequence DNA encodes the following proteins:
- the LRRN3 gene encoding leucine-rich repeat neuronal protein 3 — protein sequence MKDMPLQIHVLLGLAITTLVQAVDKKVDCPQLCTCEIRPWFTPRSIYMEASTVDCNDLGLLTFPARLPANTQILLLQTNNIAKIEYSTDFPVNLTGLDLSQNNLSSVTNINVKKMPQLLSVYLEENKLTELPEKCLSELNNLQELYINHNLLSTISPGAFIGLHNLLRLHLNSNRLQMINSKWFDALPNLEILMIGENPIIRIKDMNFKPLINLRSLVIAGINLTEIPDNALVGLENLESISFYDNRLIKVPHVALQKVVNLKFLDLNKNPINRIRRGDFSNMLHLKELGINNMPELISIDSLAVDNLPDLRKIEATNNPRLSYIHPNAFFRLPKLESLMLNSNALTALYRGTIESLPNLKEISIHSNPIRCDCVIRWINMNKTNIRFMEPDSLFCVDPPEFQGQNVRQVHFRDMMEICLPLIAPESFPSNLNVEAGSCVSLHCRATAEPQPEIYWITPSGQKLLPTTLTDKFYVHSEGTLDINGITPKEGGLYTCIATNLVGADLKSVMIKVDGSFPQDNNGSLNIKIRDIQANSVLVSWKASSKILKSSVKWTAFVKTENSHAAQSARIPSDVKVYNLTHLNPSTEYRICIDIPTIYQKNRKKCVNVTTKGLDHDQKEYEKSNTTTLMACLGGLLGIIGVICLISCLSQEINYDGGQTYVRNYLQKPTFAFSEFYPPLINLWEAGKEKSTSLKVKATVIGLPTNMS from the coding sequence ATGAAGGACATGCCACTCCAAATTCATGTGCTACTTGGCCTAGCTATCACTACACTAGTACAAGCTGTAGATAAAAAAGTGGATTGTCCACAGTTATGTACATGTGAAATCAGGCCTTGGTTTACACCCAGATCCATTTATATGGAAGCATCTACAGTGGATTGTAATGATTTAGGTCTTTTAACTTTCCCAGCCAGATTGCCTGCTAACACACAGATTCTGCTCCTGCAGACGAACAACATTGCAAAAATTGAATACTCCACAGACTTTCCAGTAAACCTCACTGGCCTGGATTTATCTCAAAACAATTTATCTTCAGTCACCAATATTAATGTAAAAAAGATGCCTCAGCTCCTTTCTGTGTACCTAGAGGAAAACAAACTTACTGAGCTGCCTGAAAAATGTCTGTCTGAACTGAACAACTTACAAGAACTCTATATTAATCACAACTTGCTTTCTACAATTTCACCTGGAGCTTTTATTGGCCTACACAATCTTCTTCGACTTCATCTCAATTCAAATAGATTGCAGATGATCAACAGTAAGTGGTTTGATGCTCTTCCAAATCTAGAGATTCTGATGATTGGAGAAAATCCAATCATCAGAATCAAAGACATGAACTTTAAGCCTCTTATCAATCTTCGCAGCCTGGTTATAGCTGGTATAAACCTCACAGAAATACCAGATAATGCCTTGGTTGGACTTGAAAACTTAGAAAGCATCTCTTTTTATGACAACAGGCTTATTAAAGTACCCCACGTTGCTCTTCAAAAAGTTGTAAATCTCAAATTTTTGGATCTAAATAAAAATCCTATTAATAGAATACGAAGGGGTGATTTTAGCAATATGCTGCACTTAAAAGAGTTGGGGATAAATAATATGCCTGAGCTGATTTCCATCGATAGTCTTGCTGTGGATAACCTGCcagatttaagaaaaatagaagctACTAACAACCCCAGATTGTCTTACATTCATCCCAATGCATTTTTCAGACTCCCCAAGCTGGAATCACTCATGCTGAACAGCAATGCCCTCACTGCCCTGTACCGTGGTACCATTGAGTCACTGCCAAACCTCAAGGAAATTAGCATACACAGTAACCCCATCAGGTGTGATTGTGTCATCCGTTGGATCAATATGAACAAAACCAACATTCGATTTATGGAGCCAGATTCTCTGTTTTGTGTGGACCCACCTGAATTTCAAGGTCAGAATGTTCGGCAAGTACATTTCAGGGACATGATGGAAATTTGTCTCCCTCTTATAGCTCCTGAGAGCTTTCCTTCTAATCTAAATGTAGAAGCTGGGAGCTGTGTTTCTTTACATTGTAGAGCTACTGCAGAACCACAGCCTGAAATCTACTGGATAACACCTTCTGGTCAAAAACTCTTACCTACTACCCTGACAGACAAGTTCTACGTCCACTCCGAAGGAACGCTAGATATAAATGGCATAACTCCCAAAGAAGGGGGCTTATATACTTGTATAGCAACTAACCTAGTTGGCGCTGACTTGAAGTCTGTTATGATCAAAGTGGATGGGTCTTTTCCACAGGATAACAATGGctctttgaatattaaaataagagaTATTCAGGCCAATTCGGTTTTGGTGTCTTGGAAAGCAAGTTCCAAAATTCTCAAATCTAGTGTTAAATGGACAGCCTTTGTCAAGACTGAAAATTCTCATGCTGCACAAAGTGCTCGAATACCATCTGATGTCAAGGTATATAATCTTACTCATCTGAACCCATCAACTGAGTATAGAATTTGTATTGATATTCCCACCATCtatcagaagaacagaaaaaaatgtgtaaatgtcACCACCAAAGGTCTGGACCATGATCAAAAAGAGTATGAAAAGAGTAATACCACAACACTCATGGCCTGTCTTGGAGGCCTTCTGGGGATTATTGGTGTGATATGTCTTATCAGCTGCCTCTCTCAAGAAATTAACTATGATGGTGGACAGACCTATGTGAGGAATTACTTACAGAAACCAACCTTTGCATTCAGTGAGTTTTATCCTCCTCTGATAAATCTCTgggaagcaggaaaagaaaaaagtacatcaTTGAAAGTAAAAGCAACCGTTATAGGTTTACCAACAAATATGTCCTAA